One segment of Carya illinoinensis cultivar Pawnee chromosome 1, C.illinoinensisPawnee_v1, whole genome shotgun sequence DNA contains the following:
- the LOC122315067 gene encoding probable protein phosphatase 2C 33: MVRALGMGSCLSGDVASAHALPYALAAAAAVTAPTSASDVGSDNKSGNLRKKMRRDTSFDTKLEMWLHRVPERLFLNGSSEVASLFSKQGKKGINQDAMIVWENFGSKTDTIFCGVFDGHGPAGHMVAKKVRNCLPLKLSAQLQLNSILKDNIRSNHYDIRSNALESVASEETAPTATDEEARNFNYKDNHTDIFMIMRESFLKAFKVMDKELKLHPSIDCYCSGTTAVTLVKQKQDLVIANIGDSRAVLGTRDENGSLIAVQLTVDLKPDLPREAERIRRRKGRIFALQNEPEVARVWLPNYNSPGLAMARAFGDFCLKDFGLISVPDISYRHLTGKDEFVVLATDGVWDVLSNKEVVDIVASAPESAAARVLVEVAVAAWKLKFPYAKVDDCAVVCLFLDSNSNHYSASNSTQ, from the exons ATGGTCAGAGCCCTAGGGATGGGGTCGTGTCTCTCGGGGGACGTGGCCAGCGCCCACGCACTCCCTTATGCTctggcagcagcagcagcagtgaCGGCACCCACATCTGCTTCAGATGTGGGCTCCGACAACAAGAGCGGGAATttaaggaagaagatgaggagGGACACCTCCTTTGATACCAAGCTGGAGATGTGGCTGCATAGAGTACCGGAGAGGTTGTTCTTGAATGGCTCCAGTGAGGTTGCATCGCTGTTTAGTAAGCAGGGCAAGAAGGGGATCAACCAAGATGCTATGATTGTTTGGGAG AACTTTGGTTCGAAGACAGACACAATATTTTGTGGTGTTTTCGATGGCCATGGTCCTGCTGGCCATATGGTTGCGAAGAAGGTGAGAAATTGTCTTCCATTGAAGTTGAGTGCTCAGTTGCAGCTAAATAGTATCCTTAAGGATAATATCAGAAGTAACCATTATGATATTAGAAGTAATGCCTTGGAAAGTGTAGCGTCTGAAGAAACTGCCCCCACAGCAACTGATGAGGAAGCCAGGAATTTTAATTATAAGGACAATCACACTGATATTTTTATGATAATGAGAGAATCATTTCTGAAGGCATTTAAGGTTATGGATAAGGAACTGAAACTACATCCTTCAATTGATTGCTATTGCAGTGGGACAACAGCAGTTACACTGGTCAAGCAG AAACAGGATCTTGTTATTGCAAATATTGGGGACTCCAGAGCTGTATTGGGTACCAGAGATGAAAATGGTTCTCTCATTGCGGTTCAGTTGACTGTGGATCTCAAACCAGATCTTCcaa GGGAAGCAGAGAGGATTAGACGACGTAAAGGACGGATCTTTGCCCTTCAAAATGAGCCCGAGGTTGCTAGAGTTTGGCTGCCCAACTATAACTCCCCTGGCCTTGCAATGGCTCGTGCTTTTGGAGATTTTTGCCTTAAAGACTTTGGCTTGATCTCTGTCCCTGATATTTCGTATCGTCACTTGACAGGAAAGGATGAATTTGTAGTATTGGCTACAGATGGG GTTTGGGATGTCCTTTCAAACAAAGAAGTTGTTGACATAGTAGCATCAGCCCCAGAGTCTGCTGCGGCTCGTGTGCTGGTTGAGGTAGCCGTTGCTGCTTGGAAGTTGAAGTTCCCGTATGCCAAGGTTGATGACTGTGCTGTAGTTTGCCTATTCTTGGACTCAAATTCAAACCATTACTCTGCTTCCAATTCCACGCAATGA